The following proteins are co-located in the Triticum aestivum cultivar Chinese Spring chromosome 1A, IWGSC CS RefSeq v2.1, whole genome shotgun sequence genome:
- the LOC123180898 gene encoding uncharacterized protein, with translation MSQNLVFEELPQDIVHRIHSLLPVQEAARAACASRGLLHSWRCYSNLTLNCETLGLTHKKFEERETYIIDKVDKILRNHYGNGVKVKTLKLHLAPCNNIKAACLDGWLQVTVKAGIKELDLAMPLLMKEKYNFPCSVLSDEAAASSIQSLGLWGCSFHPTSTLGLLRRLKCLQLTLVDISEEGLGLLLSKSSSLEQLVLFFCSGITCLQIPCTMQQLNFLSITECKSLKMVEIDAPNLCSFYCVGTLIEISIRNSFQLKNVNLSCILLSDARAKLPSILGTVESLTLRSRTEVFVDFNTFKIIDGLFKYIMDRDMHATPLCWKKHMINPWIYRSLECQSSNPGLQAPLPQALGY, from the exons ATGAGTCAAAATCTTGTTTTCGAGGAACTCCCACAG GACATCGTACACCGTATACATTCGCTCTTGCCGGTGCAAGAAGCCGCGCGTGCTGCCTGCGCATCTCGTGGGCTTCTACATTCCTGGAGATGCTATTCCAACCTCACACTCAACTGCGAAACACTTGGGTTGACTCACAAGAAGTTTGAGGAGAGAGAGACCTACATCATTGACAAGGTTGACAAAATTCTTAGAAACCATTATGGGAATGGGGTGAAGGTGAAGACACTTAAACTTCATCTTGCCCCTTGCAACAATATCAAAGCCGCATGCCTCGATGGGTGGCTCCAAGTCACCGTTAAGGCTGGGATCAAAGAACTTGACTTGGCAATGCCTTTACTCATGAAGGAAAAATACAACTTCCCTTGTTCCGTTTTGTCTGACGAGGCAGCTGCAAGTTCGATTCAGTCTCTTGGCCTTTGGGGTTGCTCTTTTCATCCCACGTCCACACTTGGCCTCTTGAGAAGATTGAAATGTTTACAGTTGACTCTTGTGGACATTAGCGAGGAAGGATTAGGCCTATTGCTCTCAAAatcttcttcccttgagcagctgGTCCTCTTCTTTTGTAGTGGGATAACTTGCCTGCAAATACCTTGTACAATGCAACAACTCAATTTCCTTAGTATTACAGAATGCAAGAGTTTGAAGATGGTAGAGATCGATGCTCCAAATCTCTGCTCCTTTTATTGTGTTGGGACCCTGATAGAAATCTCCATTAGAAATTCTTTTCAGCTTAAGAATGTAAATTTGTCATGCATTCTTCTCTCTGATGCTCGCGCCAAGCTACCATCCATCCTAGGAACTGTCGAGAGCCTTACCCTGCGCTCTCGCACTGAGGTATTTGTTGATTTTAACACCTTCAAGATCATAGATGGACTGTTTAAGTATATAATGGATAGAGATATGCATGCCACACCTCTATGCTGGAAGAAACATATGATTAATCCTTGGATTTATCGTTCCTTAGAATGCCAAAGTTCCAACCCTGGCCTCCAAGCTCCTCTGCCTCAAGCACTTGGATATTGA